The following DNA comes from Marichromatium purpuratum 984.
GACCCGTGCCTGGGGGATGAGATAGCCGAAGCTGCGTCGTATCGGGATGCGCACCGAGGGCACCGCTACCAGGCGGCTGCCGTGGACGGCGTTGCTGTGGTCGAAGTAGTCGTACTGGCCCTGGAAGCGGTACTCGAGCAGGCCGTTCCAGCGCTGCGGGTCGAGTTCGAGTTCGAGGTGCGGGAGCTGGCCGTAGGGTCGGTTCTCGGGGGTGATGCTGGTGTCGACGGTCTGGAACTGCTGCAACCGGATCAGGGTGCGCCAGCCCTCGCCGGTATAGCCGAAGTCGGCACGCTGCGAGAGGTTGCGCAGGCTGGTGACGTCGAGTCGGTTGCCGAAGTCTGCCAGGTACTGGTCGTCGGAGGCCGAGGCGTAGTCGATCGAGCTGTACCAACCGGCGTAGTAGCCGTTCTGCAACACGCGCAGTGCGCCGCGCACCCCTTCCTCGGTGTTCTTGCGGTCCTCGGGCAGCAGCTCGGCGTTGATCTCGAGTTGCTGATGGGGCGAGAGATAGCGGAACTGGCCGCCGAGCATCAGCCCGCGGGTGCTCATGTAGCGCGGCATCAGGGTCGCGTCCATGTTGGGCGCGATGTTCCAGTAGTAGGGGATGGTGATGTCGGTGCCGGTCTCGCTCGATGAGCCGAACGAGGGGATCAGCAAGCCGCTGCGCCGCCGATCGTCGATCGGGAAGCGCAGATAGGGGGTGTAGAGCACCGGTACGTCGGCCACCCGCAGCCGCGCGTTGCGCGCCACGCCCATGCCGCTGTCGCGGTCGAGTTCGAGGCTGGAGGCGCGGATCGACCAGTCGTCGTTGCCGGGCGCGCAGGTGGTGTAGACGATGTCCTGGTAGCGGCTGCGCGCCGGGTCGAGCAGCTCGGCGCGGGTGGCGCTGCCGCGCAGGTTGGCGCTGCCGGAGAGACGGTAGCGGGCGTGCTCGACCGTGCCGGTCTGGGTGTCGAGGTTGTAGTCGGCGCGATCGCCTTGGAGACGCAGCCCGCGATAGTCGAGGAAGACGTCGCCGCTGGCCTCGGTCTGGCCGCTGGCGCTCGCGTAGGTGGCACGGTCGGCCTCGAGACGCTGGCCCGGGCGGGTGATCTCGACGGTGCCGCGCAGCTCGATGCGCTCGCCCCGGCGGTCGTAGTCGACCCGGTCGGCGACGATATCGATGGGGGTGGTGTCGTCCTCGTTGCCGAGGATGGAGACGCTGGCGCCCTTGCGCGGGCCGCACTGATCCCACGCCAGCCCCCGGTGCAAATAGTCGGCGCTGGCGCGCGCCGCGCCGGGCTGCGGGACGGGCTCCTCGGGCTCGGCCGGGAGGCTGTCATCGGGGGCGAGCGGGGTGAGCGCGACCAGGTCGGGCAGCCGGATCGCCGAGAGCATGGCGCGCAGCGTCGCCAGGGTGCCGCCATCGCTGGGTTCGGACTCCGGGCAGTCCTGGGTGCAGTTCGCCGCGCCCGGCGCGGAGACGGCGAGCAGGGTCGCCAGCAGTGAGGCGCGCACGCCCTGTTTGAAGTCGACCATGGTCGCCATGCGTCTGACGGGCTGGTTGGTGAGCGGGTGGACGGATCCGGTTGGAGGCTGCAACCATGTCATATCTGGGCCATACCATCAATCGCGATCATGCCCCGTCGAACGGCGAGCTGGGCCGTCCCGGAGCCGACCCCGGCATTGCGCGCGCGTGCTGGTGGCTGGATCATTGCGCCTCTCTCTGTGTTTTCACCGACAACCCACCGGAGTTCCCCCTTGGCCGACCGCGACGCAGCGCTCCACGCCTGGCTCGAACAGGTGCTCGAAGGGGCGCCCTTCCAGCTCACCCCGGCCTCGGCCGACGCAAGCTTCAGACGCTATCTGCGGGTCCATCTCGACGATCGTACCCTGATCGCGATGGACGCCCCGCCCGAGCACGAGGACTGTGGCCGTTTCGCGCGTCTGGCGCGACGGCTGCGCGCGGCCGGGCTCAATGCGCCCGAGGTGCACGCCGCCGCGACCGAGCAGGGCTTCCTGCTGCTCGACGACCTCGGCGAGCGACCCTATCTGCAGGTGCTCGACGAGACCAACGCCGACCGGCTCTATGGCGAGGCGATGGACGCGCTGCTGACGCTGCAGACGGCGGTGGCGACCGACGACCTGCCGCGCTACGACGCCGCCTTCCTCGGACGCGAGCTGGGGCTGTTCCGCGACTGGTTCCTCGAACGCCATCTCGGGCGCACGCCCGAGGCGGCGACCACGGCGCTGCTCGACGCGCTCGATCGGGTGCTGATCGACAGCGCGCTCGAACAGCCGCAGGTCTGCGTGCATCGCGATTATCACTCGCGCAACCTGATGTGGCTGGCGGCGGACAACCCCGGCGTCCTCGATTTCCAGGATGCGGTGCTGGGACCGCTGACCTATGACCTGGTGTCGCTGCTGCGCGACGCCTATATCAGCTGGCCGGAGGCGCGCGTCGAGGGCTGGGCGCTCGACTTCCGCCGGCAGGCGCTGGCGCGCGGCGTCCTCCCGGCGGCGAGCGCCGGCGGTCGCGACCCGGCGCAGTTCCTGCGCTGGTTCGACCTCATGGGGGTGCAGCGTCACCTCAAGGTGTGCGGGATCTTCGCCCGGCTCGCGCTGCGCGACGGCAAGCGGCAGTATCTCGACGACCTGCCACGGGTGCTCGACGCGCTGCGCACGGTGGCCGCGCGCCATCCCGAGCTGGCCGGGCTGGCGCGGTTGCTCGACGGGCTCTGAGTCGCGCCGGGCGCAGGCCCGGCGCGCTGGCCGAGCGCTCAGTCGTCCGCGCGCTCGCGGGCGATGGCGCGGTGGCCGATGTCGCGACGGCAGAAGCAGTCGTCCCAGCAGATCTGGTCGACCCCGGCATAGGCGGCGGCCTGGGCCGCCGAGACGTTCTCGCCGATGGCGGTGACGCAGAGCACGCGCCCGCCGCTGGTGCGCACCTGCTCGCCCTCGCGCGTGGTCCCGGCGTGGAAGACCTTGGCGCCGGTGGCCGCGGCGGCCTCCAGCCCGAGGATCTCCTTGCCCTTCTCGTAGCCGTCCGGATAACCGCCGGCGGCCATCACCACGCCGAGCGCGGGGTTGGGGTTCCAGGCGGCCTCGATCCGGTCGAGGCGGCCCTCGATCGCGGCCTGGCACAGCGCGATCAGGTCGGAGTCGAGACGCATCAGCAGCGGCTGGGTCTCGGGGTCGCCGAGACGGCAGTTGAACTCCAGCACCTTGGGGGTGCCGGTCTCGTCGATCATCAGCCCGGCGTAGAGGAAACCGGTGTAGGGCGTGCCCTCGGCGGCGAGCCCGGCGACGGTCGGCTCCATCACCTCGCGCATGATGCGGGCGTGGATCTCGGGGGTGACGATCGGTGCCGGCGAGTAGGCGCCCATGCCACCGGTGTTGGGACCGCGGTCGCCGTCGTCGCGCGCCTTGTGGTCCTGCGAGGTGGCGAAGGGGAGGATGTGCTCGCCGTCGACCATGGCGATGAAGCTCGCCTCTTCGCCGCGCAGGAACTCCTCGATCACCACCCGCGCCCCGGCGCTGCCGAAGCGCCCGGCGTCGAGCATGTCGCGCACCGCGGCCTCGGCGGTCTCCAGATCCTCGGCGAGGATCACGCCCTTGCCGGCGGCCAGGCCGTCGGCCTTGACCACGATCGGCGCGCCGATCTCGCGCAGATAGGCGAGCGCCGGCTCGATCTCGGTGAACACGCCGTAGGCGGCGGTGGGGATCTGGTGACGGGCGAGGAAGTCCTTGGTGAAGGCCTTGGAGCCCTCCAGCTGGGCGGCGTCGCGGCGCGGGCCGAAGCAGGCCAGCCCGGCCTCGGCGAAGGCGTCGACCACGCCGGCGACCAGTGGTGCCTCGGGGCCGACGATGGTCAGGCCGATCTGCTGGGCGCGGGCGAAGTCGACCAGCGCGGCGATGTCCTCGGCGGCGATCGCCACGTTCTCGATCTTGGGCTCGAGCGCGGTACCGCCGTTGCCGGGGGCGACGTAGACGCGTTCGGCGAGCGGGGACTGGGCGGCCTTCCAGGCCAGCGCGTGTTCGCGCCCGCCGCCACCGATGATGAGGATCTTCATGGGGTTGCTCCAGACGCGGCCGCTGGCCGCGCGATTGGCTGTGTGGGTTGGGTTCGGTTCGCGGCTCAGCCGAGCGAGATCAGCCCGCGTCGACTCGACTGGATGAAGCGCACGATGTGCTCGGTCTCGGGGCCGGGGTGCTCGCGCTCGGCGCGCACCAGCGCCTCGGCCAGCCGCAGCCCGGAGCGGAACACCAGCCGGTAGACCGCCTTGATGCGGCTGCGCTGCGCCTGATCGAAGCCGCCACGGCGCAGCCCGACCACGTTGAGCCCGACGAAGCGGGCGCGGTGGCCGTCGGCGAGGGCGTAGGGCGGCACATCCTGCGATACCCCGGTGACCCCGGCGATCATCGCGTAGGCGCCGATACGGGCGAACTGGTGGACCGCCACCTGACCGGAGACGAAGCAGTGGTCCTCGACGGTGACATGACCGGCGAGGGTGGCGCCGTTGGCGAGGATGTTGTGATCACCGACCTGGGCGTCGTGCCCGGCGTGGGAGAAGGCCATCCAGAAGTTGTGGTCGCCGATGCGGGTACCCTGCTCGGACTTGATCCCGCAGCTGATGTTGACCCCTTCCTTGAAGTGGTTGTGGTCGCCGATCACCAGCGGGGTGGCGCGCTCCGGGGTGAAGCTCAGGTCCTGCGGCTCGGCACCGAGGGTGACGCCGTGACAGACGCGGTTGTGCGCGCCCATGCGGGTGTTGCCGTAGATGCGCGCGCAGCTCTCGATACGGCACTCGGGACCGATCACGGCGCCGGACTCGACGATCGAGTAGGGCCCGATGGTGACGCTGGGGTCGACCTCGGCCCCGTCCTCGATGATGGCGGTGGGGTGGATGCGCATGGTTCGAATCCGCTGCTCCGATGCAGATGGAACCGCAAAGGCGCAAAGGACGCCAAGGCTCTTCTCCGGGAGCGGCCTGTTGCCGCCCCCGGTGTCGGGATGCGCCCAGGGCCTCCCTCAAGATCGCTTTGCGTGCTTCGCGTCTTTGCGGTTCAGATTGATGCGCCGGCCTAGTGGCGGAAGTGGCGCATCCCGGTGAACACCATGGCCATGCCGTGCTCGTTGGCGGCGGCGATGGTCTCCTCGTCGCGCATCGAGCCGCCGGGCTGGATGACGGCGGTGATGCCGGCCTCGGCGGCCTGGTCGATGCCGTCGCGGAAGGGGAAGAAGGCGTCGGAGGCCATCACCGAGCCGGCGACCTGGAGGCTGGCGTGCTCGGCCTTGATCGCGGCGATGCGCGCGGAGTTGACGCGGCTCATCTGACCGGCGCCGACGCCGATGGTCATGCCCTCACGCCCGTAGACGATGGCGTTGGACTTGACGAACTTGGCCACCCGCCAGGCGAACAGCAGGTCGGTGAGTTCCTGCTCGCTGGGCTCGCGGGTGGTGACGGTGCGCAGCGCGTCGTGGAGCGCGAGGTCGGCGTCCTGCACCAGCAGGCCGCCGTTGACGCGCTTGTAGTCGAGCCGGGCGCCGGGCTGGGCCGACCACTCGCCGCAGACGAGCAGACGCACGTTCTTCTTGGCGGCGACGGCCACCGCGGCCTCGGGGGCGACGCTGGGGGCGATGATCACCTCGACGAACTGACGCTCGACGATCAGCTTCGCGGTCTCGGCGTCGAGTTCGCGGTTGAAGGCGATGATGCCGCCGAAGGCCGACTCGGGGTCGGTCGAGAAGGCGCGCTCGTAGGCCTCGCGGATGTTTGCGCCGATGGCCACGCCGCAGGGGTTGGCGTGCTTGACGATGACGCAGGCCGGGGCCTCGTCGAACTGCTTGACGCACTCGAGCGCGGCGTCGGTGTCGGCGATGTTGTTGAACGACAGCGCCTTGCCCTGGAGCTGGTGGGCGGTGCTGATGCCGGCCTCGGCGCGCTGGTGCTCGACGTAGAAGGCGGCGTTCTGGTGCGGGTTCTCGCCGTAGCGCATCGACTGGTGACGCACCAGCTGCAGCGAGAGGGTGCGCGGCAGGGCCACCGGGGCCTCCTCGCCTTCGCTCCGGGCCTCGGCGCGGGCGCCGAGATAGTTGGCGATGGCGCCGTCGTAGCGGGCGGTGTGCTCGAAGGCCTTGGCGGCGAGGTCGAAGCGGGTGGTGTCGCTCACCCCGCCGTGCTCGGCCAGCTCGGCGCCGACGCGGGCGTAATCGGCGGCGTCGACCACCACGGTGACGTTGGCGTGGTTCTTGGCCGCTGCGCGCAGCAGGGTCGGGCCGCCGATGTCGATGTTCTCGATCGCCGTCGGCAGGTCGCAGTCGGGACGCGCCACGGTCTGCTCGAAGGGATAGAGGTTGACCACCACCAGATCGATCGGCTTGATCCCGTTCTCGCGCATCACCCGATCATCGGTGCCGCGACGTCCGAGGATGCCGCCGTGGATGTTCGGGTGCAGGGTCTTGACGCGCCCGGCCATCATCTCGGGGAAGCCGGTGTAGTCGGAGACCTCGGTGACGGCGATGTTCTGCTCGGTGAGCAGTCGCGCGGTGCCGCCGGTGGAGAGGATTTCGACGCCTCTGGCCGCCAGCTCCCGGGCGAAGTCGACCAGGCCGGTCTTGTCGGAAACGCTGATCAAGGCGCGATTGATGGGTTGCATCTGGTGTAGGTCCGGATCGGTTGGTTGGTACAGGATGGATGCTGATCGATTCCGCGGGGGGAATCAATCGGCCGACATCGACGTCGGCGAGGGCGCGTTCAACGCTCGCGCTCGACCCCGTAGTCGTTCAGTCGCTTGCGCAGGGTGGTGCGAGTCATGCCGAGCATGCGCGAGGCCTGGCTGAGATTGCCGCCGGTGTGCTGGAGCACGGTCTCGAACAGCGGGCGCTCGACCTCCTCCATCACCAGGGCGTAGAGATCGTGCACGTCATGGTCGCCCATGTTGTCGAGATAGGCGCGCAGGGCGAGGCGCACGCACTTGTTCAGCGGGTCGGAGTGGTTGGCGTCCGTCACCCGGAGCCCCGTCGAGTTCGGTTCCGATGCGTTGCCTGCAGCCTCTGTCTTCATGCTGCGTCTGTCTCCGTGTCGGGGCATTGATCGAAGAACGCGAGCACCTGCGCGAGTTGTTGCGCCGGCGTCTCGGTCCGGTTGATTCGGTCTCTAAAGCGCGCCGCACCGGGGAGGTGGCGGCTGTACCATGCGATGTGCTTGCGCGCGATGCGCACCCCGCCGTGGTCGCCGTAGAACTGGTAGAGCTGCTCGAGGTGCTCGCGCAGGAGATCTCTGATCCAGGTTCGGGAGGGCGGGGCCGGGTCGGACGTGTCGCCCGTGGCCAGTGCGGTGGCGATGTCGCGGAAGATCCAGGGGCGTCCCTGGGCCGCGCGCCCGATCATGATAGCATCGGCGCCGGTGTAGTCCAGAACCGCCCGTGCGCTGTGCGCGTCCCGGATGTCGCCATTGGCGATCAGCGTGATCGGCACCTGCTCGCGGATGGCGCGGATGGTGTCGTACTCGGCCGGGGCGCCATAGCCGCAGGCGCGAGTGCGCCCGTGCACGGTGAGTGCGGCGATGCCGCTCTCGTGCGCGATGCGGGCGATGTGCGGGGCGTTGCGCGCCTCCGGCGCCCAACCGGTGCGGATCTTGAGCGTGACCGGCACCTCGACCGCCGCCACCACCGTCTCGAGGATCGCCGCCACCAGCGACTCGTCGC
Coding sequences within:
- a CDS encoding LPS-assembly protein LptD encodes the protein MATMVDFKQGVRASLLATLLAVSAPGAANCTQDCPESEPSDGGTLATLRAMLSAIRLPDLVALTPLAPDDSLPAEPEEPVPQPGAARASADYLHRGLAWDQCGPRKGASVSILGNEDDTTPIDIVADRVDYDRRGERIELRGTVEITRPGQRLEADRATYASASGQTEASGDVFLDYRGLRLQGDRADYNLDTQTGTVEHARYRLSGSANLRGSATRAELLDPARSRYQDIVYTTCAPGNDDWSIRASSLELDRDSGMGVARNARLRVADVPVLYTPYLRFPIDDRRRSGLLIPSFGSSSETGTDITIPYYWNIAPNMDATLMPRYMSTRGLMLGGQFRYLSPHQQLEINAELLPEDRKNTEEGVRGALRVLQNGYYAGWYSSIDYASASDDQYLADFGNRLDVTSLRNLSQRADFGYTGEGWRTLIRLQQFQTVDTSITPENRPYGQLPHLELELDPQRWNGLLEYRFQGQYDYFDHSNAVHGSRLVAVPSVRIPIRRSFGYLIPQARVYYTGYELQDQQDGLPERPSHLIPSFDLDGKLVFERETNWFGSSALQTLEPRIYYLLTAYEDQSDTPRFDTTALDFSFASLFRANRFTGYDRIGDENRLTLGLTSRTIADDSGRELFRASIGQIYYFDSRRVRLYGDEAEEDVSSSVAGEFAARLSQDWSARASVQWNPNETEDPWEKRVLQLRYAPEPNRLVNLSYRYNLGNQTGSERYEDADLSFQLPLGDRTRLVGRWLYSMLNDETIEAFAGIEYGRCCWRLRLLGQHLKTSSERDGSTSVMLQLELAGLGSFGNPIDKLLERGIYGYHTD
- a CDS encoding aminoglycoside phosphotransferase family protein; its protein translation is MADRDAALHAWLEQVLEGAPFQLTPASADASFRRYLRVHLDDRTLIAMDAPPEHEDCGRFARLARRLRAAGLNAPEVHAAATEQGFLLLDDLGERPYLQVLDETNADRLYGEAMDALLTLQTAVATDDLPRYDAAFLGRELGLFRDWFLERHLGRTPEAATTALLDALDRVLIDSALEQPQVCVHRDYHSRNLMWLAADNPGVLDFQDAVLGPLTYDLVSLLRDAYISWPEARVEGWALDFRRQALARGVLPAASAGGRDPAQFLRWFDLMGVQRHLKVCGIFARLALRDGKRQYLDDLPRVLDALRTVAARHPELAGLARLLDGL
- the purD gene encoding phosphoribosylamine--glycine ligase, translating into MKILIIGGGGREHALAWKAAQSPLAERVYVAPGNGGTALEPKIENVAIAAEDIAALVDFARAQQIGLTIVGPEAPLVAGVVDAFAEAGLACFGPRRDAAQLEGSKAFTKDFLARHQIPTAAYGVFTEIEPALAYLREIGAPIVVKADGLAAGKGVILAEDLETAEAAVRDMLDAGRFGSAGARVVIEEFLRGEEASFIAMVDGEHILPFATSQDHKARDDGDRGPNTGGMGAYSPAPIVTPEIHARIMREVMEPTVAGLAAEGTPYTGFLYAGLMIDETGTPKVLEFNCRLGDPETQPLLMRLDSDLIALCQAAIEGRLDRIEAAWNPNPALGVVMAAGGYPDGYEKGKEILGLEAAAATGAKVFHAGTTREGEQVRTSGGRVLCVTAIGENVSAAQAAAYAGVDQICWDDCFCRRDIGHRAIARERADD
- the lpxA gene encoding acyl-ACP--UDP-N-acetylglucosamine O-acyltransferase; translated protein: MRIHPTAIIEDGAEVDPSVTIGPYSIVESGAVIGPECRIESCARIYGNTRMGAHNRVCHGVTLGAEPQDLSFTPERATPLVIGDHNHFKEGVNISCGIKSEQGTRIGDHNFWMAFSHAGHDAQVGDHNILANGATLAGHVTVEDHCFVSGQVAVHQFARIGAYAMIAGVTGVSQDVPPYALADGHRARFVGLNVVGLRRGGFDQAQRSRIKAVYRLVFRSGLRLAEALVRAEREHPGPETEHIVRFIQSSRRGLISLG
- the purH gene encoding bifunctional phosphoribosylaminoimidazolecarboxamide formyltransferase/IMP cyclohydrolase, translated to MQPINRALISVSDKTGLVDFARELAARGVEILSTGGTARLLTEQNIAVTEVSDYTGFPEMMAGRVKTLHPNIHGGILGRRGTDDRVMRENGIKPIDLVVVNLYPFEQTVARPDCDLPTAIENIDIGGPTLLRAAAKNHANVTVVVDAADYARVGAELAEHGGVSDTTRFDLAAKAFEHTARYDGAIANYLGARAEARSEGEEAPVALPRTLSLQLVRHQSMRYGENPHQNAAFYVEHQRAEAGISTAHQLQGKALSFNNIADTDAALECVKQFDEAPACVIVKHANPCGVAIGANIREAYERAFSTDPESAFGGIIAFNRELDAETAKLIVERQFVEVIIAPSVAPEAAVAVAAKKNVRLLVCGEWSAQPGARLDYKRVNGGLLVQDADLALHDALRTVTTREPSEQELTDLLFAWRVAKFVKSNAIVYGREGMTIGVGAGQMSRVNSARIAAIKAEHASLQVAGSVMASDAFFPFRDGIDQAAEAGITAVIQPGGSMRDEETIAAANEHGMAMVFTGMRHFRH
- a CDS encoding helix-turn-helix domain-containing protein: MKTEAAGNASEPNSTGLRVTDANHSDPLNKCVRLALRAYLDNMGDHDVHDLYALVMEEVERPLFETVLQHTGGNLSQASRMLGMTRTTLRKRLNDYGVERER
- the dusB gene encoding tRNA dihydrouridine synthase DusB, translated to MSARPFQIGPHRLENNLVLAPMAGITDRPFRTLCRRLGAGLAVSEMISANTALWGTRKSVRRLDFGDEHGPVSAQILGADPTAMAEAARINVAHGADIIDINMGCPAKKVCKVAAGSALLRDESLVAAILETVVAAVEVPVTLKIRTGWAPEARNAPHIARIAHESGIAALTVHGRTRACGYGAPAEYDTIRAIREQVPITLIANGDIRDAHSARAVLDYTGADAIMIGRAAQGRPWIFRDIATALATGDTSDPAPPSRTWIRDLLREHLEQLYQFYGDHGGVRIARKHIAWYSRHLPGAARFRDRINRTETPAQQLAQVLAFFDQCPDTETDAA